Proteins found in one Thermoleophilia bacterium genomic segment:
- a CDS encoding cupin domain-containing protein: MGFRVLKSDEAFWRRSNQMGVLNTDLAKQLEAESLGARFWRIEPGQASTRHRHRESEELYLLIEGTGKLRVDDQLLELKPMDSVLVEPGSLRQPFNDTDEDQLWFVVGAPPELANTVEMSPEDLAWLYPDGPQAMPPELDS, from the coding sequence ATGGGATTCCGGGTGCTGAAATCAGACGAGGCCTTCTGGCGCCGCTCGAACCAGATGGGAGTTCTGAACACCGACCTGGCCAAGCAACTCGAGGCCGAGTCGCTCGGGGCCCGCTTCTGGCGGATCGAGCCGGGACAGGCGTCCACCCGGCACCGCCATCGCGAGAGCGAAGAGCTTTATCTGCTCATCGAAGGCACCGGCAAGCTGCGCGTCGATGACCAGTTGCTCGAGCTAAAGCCGATGGACTCGGTCCTGGTCGAGCCGGGATCGCTGCGCCAGCCGTTCAACGACACCGACGAAGACCAGCTCTGGTTCGTGGTCGGTGCTCCGCCCGAGCTGGCGAACACGGTCGAGATGTCTCCCGAGGACCTCGCCTGGCTCTACCCCGACGGACCCCAGGCGATGCCACCCGAGCTCGATTCCTGA
- the budA gene encoding acetolactate decarboxylase, translated as MIRALHVESMRSEDLHAGHESHTLFQASTVSALLDGSYDGDLSFAELAEQGDTGLGTLNALDGEMIALDGKFLRADAHGAINEIPPDSRTPFAVVGWFEPDLEFEISGVSGFDDLVTRLEDQMPADTPAIAVRIDGDFKSVTARSVPRQHAPYRPLAEVVADQNVFDLPAGPGTLVGFRFPAYSEGIEIAGYHLHFVDRDRKHGGHVLDLEIESATVKVETSSDLHIELPPGMDLGSPDLAGDTHAAIERAERLRSE; from the coding sequence ATGATCCGCGCCCTGCACGTCGAGTCGATGCGCTCGGAGGACCTTCACGCCGGGCATGAATCGCACACGTTGTTCCAAGCCTCCACCGTGTCAGCGTTGCTGGACGGGTCATACGACGGTGATCTCAGCTTTGCCGAGCTCGCCGAGCAGGGCGACACGGGGCTCGGGACCCTGAACGCCCTTGACGGCGAGATGATTGCGCTCGACGGCAAGTTCCTGCGGGCTGACGCCCACGGCGCGATCAACGAAATCCCGCCCGATTCGCGGACGCCTTTTGCGGTGGTCGGATGGTTCGAGCCAGACCTCGAGTTCGAGATTTCCGGGGTCTCCGGGTTCGACGACCTGGTGACGCGCCTCGAGGATCAGATGCCGGCCGACACCCCCGCGATTGCGGTCCGCATCGATGGCGACTTCAAGAGCGTCACGGCCCGCTCGGTCCCGCGCCAGCACGCGCCGTATCGCCCGCTGGCCGAGGTCGTCGCCGATCAGAACGTCTTCGACCTGCCGGCAGGGCCCGGCACCCTCGTCGGATTTCGCTTCCCTGCGTACAGCGAAGGCATCGAGATCGCCGGATACCACCTCCATTTCGTCGATCGGGACCGGAAGCACGGCGGGCATGTGCTCGACCTCGAGATCGAGTCGGCGACCGTGAAGGTGGAAACCAGCTCCGATCTCCACATCGAACTGCCTCCAGGCATGGACCTCGGATCACCCGACCTCGCCGGTGATACTCACGCGGCGATCGAGCGGGCCGAACGTCTTCGGTCAGAATGA
- a CDS encoding peptidoglycan-binding protein, whose translation MTLLIAASVFAVGFIALNVDSGSAAARSGGMSMPGDSASSSEKAPRFGYRTLREGMSGDDVKVLKGIARSKELLSSPLTTEFDSPTTSAVKKFQRDEDISTSGVVNESTSKTMVRSLKKTEASWYGPGLYGNGVACGGTLRPGTIGVAHKTLPCGSKVLVGYHGRFLMTKVIDRGPYIAGRALDLTYAAADSLGFIDAGVANVRYAVVKRK comes from the coding sequence ATGACACTGCTGATCGCGGCATCCGTCTTCGCGGTCGGATTCATCGCCCTGAACGTCGACTCCGGCTCCGCCGCGGCCCGTTCGGGTGGCATGTCGATGCCGGGTGACAGCGCAAGCTCCTCCGAGAAGGCCCCGCGATTCGGATACCGCACTCTGCGTGAAGGTATGAGCGGCGACGACGTAAAGGTCCTCAAAGGCATCGCCCGGTCGAAGGAACTGCTCAGCTCTCCGCTGACCACCGAATTCGACTCGCCGACCACGTCGGCGGTCAAGAAGTTCCAGCGGGACGAGGACATCTCCACCAGCGGCGTCGTCAACGAATCCACTTCGAAGACGATGGTCCGCTCGCTCAAGAAGACCGAAGCCTCCTGGTACGGCCCCGGCCTCTACGGCAACGGCGTCGCCTGCGGTGGCACCCTTCGCCCCGGCACCATCGGTGTCGCCCACAAGACTCTTCCCTGTGGCTCCAAGGTCCTGGTCGGCTACCACGGCCGCTTCCTGATGACCAAGGTCATCGACCGCGGTCCTTACATCGCGGGCCGCGCACTGGACCTCACCTACGCAGCCGCCGATTCCCTCGGCTTCATCGACGCCGGCGTCGCCAACGTGCGTTACGCCGTCGTCAAGCGCAAGTAA
- a CDS encoding PQQ-binding-like beta-propeller repeat protein — translation MTSSLSRVSALLIAGAIAVTLAACGGSSDDSTDPGDSAGYPGYGGTKSAKLDTGDVNWPLFGRVEQRQHSLKVPDSLNPPLEQKWSFSDRVLIEYPPAVNDGVAYLADKYGDVRAIQLSDQKVLWDIQKQKRDVGPPSDTTAPDYFEGRVYVAFQNGDLVAFDADTGKIDWKHNIRGGVQSSPVTVDGRLYIGSEEGVVYSFDADTGKVIWTYRAVTPVKTSPSFNQGTVYFGNYSGSVFALDAKTGKQKWRTDTTSTAPGGSGGFYSSPAVAGGKVYLARNDGIVYAFDEKNGKQSWFFQTKGDVYGSPALAEVPGTPLTVYIGSYDSNLYALNASTGKEEWSHDVGGPVPGTATVIGHTVYTSSFKTAKSIGVDVLSHKETFSFDSPGYTPMISDGRNLYLVGYYTLHGFSPK, via the coding sequence ATGACGAGTTCGCTCTCCAGAGTCTCGGCCCTGCTGATCGCCGGGGCCATCGCGGTGACACTGGCCGCCTGCGGCGGGTCGAGCGATGATTCAACCGACCCGGGCGACTCTGCCGGCTATCCGGGCTATGGCGGCACCAAGTCCGCGAAGCTCGATACCGGCGACGTCAACTGGCCATTGTTCGGCCGGGTCGAGCAGCGCCAGCACTCGCTCAAGGTGCCGGACTCGCTGAATCCGCCGCTGGAGCAAAAATGGAGCTTCTCGGACCGGGTCCTGATCGAGTACCCGCCGGCCGTCAACGACGGCGTCGCATATCTCGCCGACAAGTACGGCGACGTCAGGGCAATCCAGCTCAGCGACCAGAAAGTCCTCTGGGACATCCAGAAGCAGAAGCGCGATGTCGGCCCGCCGAGCGACACGACCGCGCCGGACTACTTCGAAGGCAGGGTCTACGTCGCCTTCCAGAACGGTGACCTCGTCGCCTTCGACGCCGATACCGGAAAGATCGACTGGAAGCACAACATCCGGGGAGGGGTCCAGTCATCACCGGTCACGGTCGACGGCCGCCTGTATATCGGCTCGGAGGAAGGCGTCGTCTACTCCTTCGACGCTGACACCGGCAAAGTGATCTGGACCTACCGCGCCGTCACGCCGGTCAAGACGAGCCCGAGCTTCAACCAGGGCACCGTGTACTTCGGCAACTATTCCGGTTCGGTCTTCGCGCTCGATGCGAAAACCGGCAAGCAGAAGTGGCGGACCGACACGACCTCGACCGCTCCGGGCGGTTCGGGCGGCTTCTATTCCTCGCCGGCGGTCGCCGGAGGCAAGGTCTACCTCGCTCGCAATGACGGCATCGTCTACGCCTTTGACGAAAAGAACGGCAAGCAGTCCTGGTTCTTCCAGACGAAGGGAGATGTCTACGGTTCACCGGCCCTGGCCGAGGTGCCCGGGACCCCGCTCACCGTTTACATCGGCTCGTACGACTCGAACCTCTACGCGCTGAATGCCTCGACCGGCAAGGAGGAGTGGAGCCACGACGTCGGCGGGCCGGTTCCCGGCACGGCCACGGTGATCGGCCACACCGTCTATACCTCGAGCTTCAAGACGGCCAAGTCGATCGGCGTCGACGTGCTGTCGCACAAGGAGACCTTCTCCTTCGACTCACCCGGCTACACACCGATGATCTCCGACGGCAGGAACCTCTACCTGGTCGGGTACTACACGCTCCACGGCTTCAGCCCGAAGTAA
- a CDS encoding cellulase family glycosylhydrolase, with protein sequence MEVRLLSAALLTGRVTTICRGVLAALLLIAGLSAGLAFSAASTAALPRLHAEPDIERGGRIMDSKGREVLLRGVNVNSLGQYWQGTEKPPTLPFDRHDPARISQIGWNVVRLIVSWSRVEPQPGEYNERYLDRVERWIDRLEANGVYTIIDFHQDAWGATLAAPPGETCPAPSQPGFGWDGAPGWATFDDDLPRCFTNARELNPAVRAAWTAFFEDRKAAGGVGIQTRYARTLRHVANKFAKSSAVAGIDIMNEPNALGQEDNDALGPFYAAAVKAIRAGEKSGRGFRHLILFEPSVLWSLIGSGAPPTFGMDRNLVYSPHLYGGSIGGEGPPSRESFETALAEAKTFGGAPVLTGEWGGDPGRATGKDDDYFNSHQALQEEFRIGATVWTWKQSCGDPHAATHDPGTAPPLPPWGLYRMDCEDGNNRIVGQFGHLRTDLRRAYVRRAPGRLLDTSYLQAGRIFEAAGTRNRRVSGQVEIFYPQVQASVKIDEPFPRHRISTRILGRGKHRGMVISIPVKPGDWSIEIRPGRVK encoded by the coding sequence GTGGAGGTTCGACTCCTCTCAGCCGCACTGCTTACGGGCCGAGTAACAACCATCTGCCGCGGCGTGCTCGCGGCCTTGCTCCTGATCGCGGGCCTGTCGGCCGGCCTCGCGTTCAGCGCTGCCTCAACGGCCGCTCTGCCGCGGCTGCATGCCGAGCCCGACATTGAACGTGGCGGGCGGATCATGGACTCGAAGGGCCGTGAGGTGCTGCTGCGCGGCGTCAACGTCAACTCGCTCGGCCAGTACTGGCAGGGGACCGAAAAGCCGCCCACCCTGCCTTTCGACCGGCACGATCCGGCACGCATCTCACAGATCGGCTGGAACGTCGTGCGCCTGATCGTCTCCTGGTCCCGGGTCGAGCCGCAGCCGGGCGAATACAACGAACGCTACCTCGACCGGGTGGAGCGCTGGATCGACCGCCTCGAAGCGAACGGCGTCTACACAATCATCGACTTCCATCAGGATGCCTGGGGAGCGACGCTTGCCGCGCCCCCAGGTGAGACCTGCCCCGCACCCTCCCAGCCCGGCTTCGGCTGGGACGGCGCCCCGGGATGGGCGACTTTCGATGACGACCTGCCCCGATGCTTCACCAACGCCCGCGAGCTCAACCCGGCGGTGCGCGCTGCCTGGACTGCTTTCTTCGAAGACCGCAAGGCGGCCGGCGGCGTCGGCATCCAGACCCGTTATGCGCGCACCCTGCGCCACGTTGCCAACAAGTTCGCGAAGTCGAGCGCGGTCGCCGGGATCGACATCATGAACGAACCGAACGCCCTCGGCCAGGAGGACAACGACGCCCTCGGGCCGTTCTACGCAGCCGCGGTCAAGGCGATCCGCGCCGGGGAGAAGTCGGGCCGGGGCTTCAGGCACCTGATCCTGTTCGAACCCAGCGTCCTCTGGTCTCTGATCGGATCGGGAGCCCCGCCAACCTTCGGCATGGACCGCAACCTGGTCTACTCGCCGCACCTCTACGGCGGCAGTATCGGCGGCGAAGGCCCGCCCAGCCGTGAATCGTTCGAAACCGCGCTGGCCGAAGCGAAGACCTTCGGCGGAGCGCCCGTCCTGACCGGCGAATGGGGCGGTGACCCCGGCCGCGCGACCGGCAAGGACGACGATTACTTCAACTCCCACCAGGCCCTGCAGGAGGAGTTCCGGATCGGCGCGACCGTCTGGACCTGGAAGCAGTCCTGCGGCGACCCCCACGCGGCAACCCACGACCCCGGCACCGCTCCGCCGCTGCCACCGTGGGGTCTCTACCGCATGGATTGCGAGGACGGCAACAACCGCATCGTCGGGCAGTTCGGGCACTTGAGGACAGATCTGCGCCGGGCCTACGTAAGACGGGCACCGGGCAGGCTGCTCGACACTTCATACCTCCAGGCCGGCCGGATCTTCGAAGCCGCTGGAACCCGCAACCGACGGGTATCCGGCCAGGTCGAGATCTTCTATCCGCAGGTCCAGGCCAGCGTCAAGATCGACGAACCGTTTCCCCGCCACCGGATCTCGACCCGGATCCTCGGCCGGGGTAAACACCGGGGCATGGTCATCTCGATTCCGGTCAAGCCGGGCGACTGGTCGATCGAGATCCGGCCGGGCAGGGTCAAATAA
- a CDS encoding ester cyclase, translating into MPSTAEIAEQYFAAVGRQDIKGMTDCWQPGKRSRILGLAELQAPEEIAEWFGNLFRAFPDFKFEVEKIISDENMAAIHWSAKGTFDGLGTFEGFKPTGARVAIEGIDVIKVEDGKIQSLVAAMNGLDLARQIGAVPPAGSAPDKALAAAFNAKTALVEQVKKLRS; encoded by the coding sequence ATGCCGTCAACCGCTGAAATCGCCGAGCAGTACTTCGCCGCCGTCGGGCGGCAGGACATCAAGGGCATGACCGATTGCTGGCAGCCGGGCAAGCGCAGCCGGATACTCGGGCTGGCCGAACTGCAGGCGCCGGAAGAGATCGCGGAATGGTTCGGCAACCTGTTTCGTGCCTTCCCGGACTTCAAGTTCGAGGTCGAAAAGATCATCAGCGATGAAAACATGGCTGCGATTCACTGGTCGGCGAAAGGCACCTTCGACGGGCTCGGCACGTTCGAGGGCTTCAAGCCGACCGGCGCCAGAGTCGCAATCGAGGGAATCGACGTCATCAAGGTCGAAGACGGCAAGATCCAGTCGCTGGTCGCGGCGATGAACGGCCTCGACCTCGCTCGTCAGATAGGCGCGGTACCACCGGCCGGATCAGCACCCGACAAGGCCCTGGCGGCAGCGTTCAACGCCAAGACAGCCCTGGTCGAGCAGGTAAAGAAACTACGCAGCTAG
- a CDS encoding TIGR00730 family Rossman fold protein, giving the protein MLQDQSYARAKAEQQLTTEPFKPTTFDQEIIRCDEPEIISELSDPDRLERIHREFDEGFELLEDLGPSVCVFGSARTSEENPEYQLARQVGGAIGEAGYAVITGGGPGTMEAANRGAREAGAKSVGLNIELPHEQGLNPYVDIGKQFHYFFARKLMFMRYSWAFVVFPGGFGTMDELFEVLTLVQTNKARPHPVVLVGSEFWLGLLAWMKEHLLEDGRVGPEDFDFFTVADDLDKIVNKATAGLPALPYGLS; this is encoded by the coding sequence ATGCTTCAAGATCAATCTTATGCACGAGCGAAGGCGGAGCAGCAATTGACTACTGAGCCATTCAAACCGACGACTTTCGACCAGGAGATCATCCGCTGCGACGAGCCGGAGATCATCAGCGAGCTGTCCGATCCCGATCGCCTGGAGCGCATCCACCGGGAGTTCGACGAAGGCTTCGAACTGCTCGAGGACCTCGGCCCTTCGGTCTGCGTCTTCGGCTCGGCCCGCACCAGCGAAGAGAATCCGGAGTACCAGCTCGCCCGCCAGGTCGGCGGCGCGATCGGCGAAGCCGGCTACGCGGTGATCACCGGCGGCGGACCCGGCACCATGGAGGCCGCCAACCGCGGCGCCCGGGAGGCCGGAGCGAAGTCGGTCGGACTGAACATCGAACTGCCGCACGAGCAGGGGCTCAATCCTTACGTCGATATCGGCAAGCAGTTCCATTACTTCTTCGCCCGCAAGCTGATGTTCATGCGCTACTCGTGGGCCTTCGTCGTCTTTCCCGGCGGCTTCGGCACGATGGACGAGCTTTTCGAAGTGCTGACCCTGGTCCAGACCAACAAGGCCCGGCCGCATCCGGTCGTGCTGGTCGGCTCCGAGTTCTGGCTCGGCCTGCTCGCCTGGATGAAGGAGCACCTGCTCGAGGACGGCCGGGTCGGCCCGGAGGACTTCGATTTCTTCACGGTCGCCGACGACCTCGACAAGATCGTCAACAAGGCCACGGCCGGGTTGCCCGCGCTGCCCTATGGCCTCTCCTGA
- a CDS encoding carboxymuconolactone decarboxylase family protein, whose product MTVKTEVSRFHIHDELTAPDESADILKSIQVGGRSVNKLVGVLAGSPVVLRAYTRMRAELQKGELPQATRHRIALAVAEHKGDSYSVVQYAKTARNAGLGLDEVSRARSFTSSDPREAALLVYLKAALESEGDPPIYLHEEAREAGWDDEQILEALAHVALGEFQSVMAAAAALPKDQATPRVLPAAA is encoded by the coding sequence GTGACCGTAAAAACTGAAGTCAGCCGATTCCATATCCATGACGAACTGACCGCCCCCGACGAGAGCGCCGACATCCTGAAGAGCATTCAGGTTGGTGGACGCTCGGTCAACAAGCTCGTAGGCGTGCTTGCCGGATCTCCGGTGGTACTTCGGGCTTACACCCGGATGCGTGCCGAGCTCCAGAAGGGTGAGCTTCCGCAGGCGACCCGCCATCGCATTGCACTCGCCGTCGCCGAGCACAAAGGCGACAGCTACAGCGTTGTCCAGTACGCGAAGACCGCGCGCAACGCCGGCCTCGGACTCGACGAAGTTTCCCGGGCCCGCAGTTTCACCTCGTCCGACCCGCGTGAAGCGGCGCTACTTGTCTACCTGAAGGCAGCGCTCGAATCCGAGGGTGACCCGCCGATCTACCTGCACGAAGAAGCGCGGGAAGCCGGCTGGGATGACGAGCAGATCCTGGAAGCCCTGGCCCACGTGGCCCTGGGCGAGTTCCAGAGCGTGATGGCCGCAGCCGCGGCCCTCCCCAAAGACCAGGCGACGCCGAGGGTCCTACCCGCGGCAGCCTGA
- the glnA gene encoding type I glutamate--ammonia ligase, with protein sequence MAQQSKTPSDVLDLVDEHNVRFVRLWFTDVLGHLKSFSINSTELQRALEQGIGFDGASITGFNSVEESDMVARPDPSTFELIPWRPEGIDAVARMFCDIEVPGGLPYEGDPRWILKRALKRASDMGFDDYIVGPELEFFYFKSARPEGGVPEVLDEGGYFDLTTLDAGSDVRRETVLALERMGVHVASTHHEAGPSQHELDLKASGALAAADNIMTSKIVVKEYAVQEGWHATFMPKPLDGANGSGMHLHQSLNRDGVNAFFDNDKPTVLSSTAKAFIAGQLRHAREIAPLYAQWVNSYKRLVPGFEAPVYLSWSRRNRSSLIRVPQRQNGLSGGARAELRCPDPACNPYLCLAGMLQAGLEGIEKGYELPEPMEENLYHLGPDEMAQRGIEQLPATLGEATEIAADSELVLRTLGEHTFRRFIELKRQEWDSYRVQVTPFEIESFLPVL encoded by the coding sequence ATGGCCCAGCAATCCAAGACCCCAAGTGATGTTCTCGACCTGGTCGATGAGCACAACGTGCGGTTTGTGCGCCTCTGGTTCACCGACGTGCTTGGCCACCTGAAGAGCTTCTCGATCAATTCGACCGAGCTCCAGCGTGCTCTTGAACAGGGAATCGGCTTCGACGGCGCGTCCATCACCGGTTTCAATTCGGTCGAAGAGTCGGACATGGTCGCGCGACCTGATCCGAGCACCTTCGAACTCATCCCCTGGCGTCCTGAAGGCATCGACGCCGTGGCCCGGATGTTCTGCGACATCGAGGTTCCGGGCGGCCTTCCTTACGAAGGCGATCCCCGCTGGATCCTCAAGCGCGCCCTCAAGCGGGCCAGCGACATGGGCTTCGACGACTACATCGTCGGACCTGAGCTCGAGTTCTTCTACTTCAAGTCGGCCCGGCCGGAGGGTGGAGTGCCCGAAGTGCTCGACGAAGGCGGCTACTTCGACCTGACCACTCTCGATGCCGGATCCGACGTGCGCCGGGAGACCGTGCTCGCCCTTGAGCGCATGGGTGTCCACGTGGCATCCACCCACCATGAGGCCGGACCGTCGCAGCACGAACTCGACCTGAAGGCCAGCGGAGCACTCGCCGCCGCCGACAACATCATGACTTCGAAGATCGTGGTCAAGGAATACGCGGTCCAGGAGGGCTGGCATGCGACCTTCATGCCGAAGCCGCTGGACGGCGCCAACGGATCGGGCATGCACCTCCATCAGTCGCTGAACCGCGACGGCGTCAATGCCTTCTTCGACAACGACAAGCCGACCGTGCTTTCTTCGACCGCCAAGGCCTTCATCGCCGGACAGCTTCGCCACGCCCGCGAGATCGCGCCGCTCTACGCCCAATGGGTCAACTCCTACAAGCGACTGGTCCCCGGCTTCGAGGCACCGGTCTACCTCTCCTGGTCGAGACGTAACCGCTCGTCGCTGATCCGCGTGCCCCAGAGGCAGAACGGACTCTCAGGCGGCGCCCGGGCCGAGCTGCGTTGCCCGGATCCCGCCTGCAACCCCTACCTGTGCCTGGCCGGAATGCTCCAGGCCGGACTCGAGGGGATCGAAAAGGGTTACGAGCTGCCGGAACCGATGGAGGAGAACCTCTACCACCTCGGCCCCGACGAGATGGCCCAGCGCGGCATAGAACAGCTGCCGGCGACGCTCGGCGAGGCGACCGAGATCGCTGCGGATTCCGAACTGGTCCTGCGGACCCTCGGCGAGCACACCTTCCGCCGCTTCATCGAGCTCAAGCGGCAGGAGTGGGACTCGTACCGGGTCCAGGTCACGCCCTTCGAGATCGAGAGCTTCCTGCCGGTCCTGTGA
- a CDS encoding thioredoxin domain-containing protein, with protein MSNRLADETSPYLLQHKDNPVDWYPWGSEALAAAKKDDKPILLSIGYAACHWCHVMERESFEDQTTADYMNEQFISIKVDREERPDIDAIYMEAVQSITGHGGWPLTAFLDPEGVPFHGGTYFPPDSSMGMPSFMMVMDAVVKAFDERRDEIRSQAADVRTRLGAVSLISAREGDLDPGLLAERTSTLADLADLELGGFGPAPKFPPASTLDFLLARGETEPVEVTLDRMGAGGIYDQIGGGFARYSVDDVWLVPHFEKMLYDNALLARTYLHAWQELGHDRYRRITEETLDWMLREMRDEAGGFYASLDADSEGEEGIFYTWTIDELREVLGGRADLAIETFGVTVDGNFEGRSVLHFPLEQPPGEIDAELESIRADLLAARADRVRPALDDKVVLSWNALAISALAEAGAVLGRPDFLEAAEAGADFIWNEMRDSQGSLLRSWRQGEARLNAYLEDHAFLLEAMLTLYQANFSTDLFKRAQGLAETMIDRFADPDRGGFFTTSHDHETLIARRKDVGDHPIPSGSASAALGLLRLGDLTGENRYVRQALGVLKLLAPATARQPDAFGHLLQALQLYLAPSGELAVLTPEGEDPLTVAGQLLEPFRARYRPNFVVALGPEGSSVPPLLESRTALDGKPAAYVCENFTCRTPVTDPKTLRKELDAVNR; from the coding sequence ATGAGCAACCGCCTCGCCGACGAGACCAGCCCCTACCTCCTGCAGCACAAAGACAATCCGGTCGACTGGTATCCGTGGGGAAGCGAAGCCCTTGCCGCGGCGAAGAAAGACGACAAGCCGATCCTGCTCTCGATCGGTTACGCGGCCTGCCACTGGTGCCACGTCATGGAGCGCGAATCCTTCGAGGACCAGACCACCGCCGACTATATGAACGAGCAGTTCATCTCGATCAAGGTCGATCGGGAGGAACGCCCCGACATCGACGCGATCTACATGGAGGCGGTCCAGTCGATCACCGGCCACGGCGGCTGGCCACTGACCGCATTTCTCGATCCGGAGGGCGTTCCCTTTCACGGCGGCACCTACTTCCCGCCCGACTCCTCGATGGGCATGCCCAGCTTCATGATGGTGATGGACGCCGTGGTCAAGGCTTTCGACGAGCGACGCGACGAGATCCGGTCGCAGGCAGCCGACGTCCGGACCCGACTCGGCGCGGTCTCGCTGATCAGTGCGCGCGAAGGCGACCTCGACCCCGGCCTACTCGCCGAAAGGACCTCGACCCTGGCCGATCTGGCCGACCTGGAACTCGGCGGCTTCGGCCCCGCCCCCAAGTTTCCCCCGGCCTCCACCCTCGATTTCCTGCTCGCCCGCGGAGAGACGGAGCCGGTTGAAGTGACGCTCGACCGCATGGGCGCGGGCGGCATCTACGACCAGATCGGCGGCGGCTTCGCCCGCTATTCGGTCGATGACGTCTGGCTGGTCCCGCACTTCGAGAAGATGCTCTACGACAACGCGCTGCTGGCCCGCACCTACCTGCACGCCTGGCAGGAACTCGGCCACGACCGTTACCGCCGGATCACCGAGGAGACCCTCGACTGGATGCTGCGCGAGATGCGTGACGAGGCCGGCGGCTTCTACGCCTCGCTTGATGCCGACTCCGAAGGGGAGGAAGGCATCTTCTACACCTGGACGATCGACGAACTGCGAGAGGTGCTCGGCGGCCGGGCCGATCTCGCCATCGAGACCTTCGGGGTCACCGTTGACGGCAACTTCGAAGGGCGGAGCGTGCTTCACTTCCCCTTGGAACAGCCTCCGGGCGAGATCGACGCCGAACTCGAATCGATCCGGGCCGACCTCCTGGCCGCCCGCGCCGATCGCGTCCGCCCGGCGCTCGACGACAAAGTGGTGCTCTCCTGGAACGCCCTCGCCATTTCCGCTCTGGCCGAGGCCGGTGCCGTCCTCGGCCGCCCGGATTTTCTGGAGGCCGCCGAGGCCGGTGCCGACTTCATCTGGAACGAGATGCGCGACTCCCAGGGCTCGCTGCTGCGATCCTGGCGCCAGGGCGAGGCGCGGCTCAACGCCTATCTCGAGGACCACGCCTTCCTGCTCGAAGCCATGCTCACGCTCTACCAGGCCAATTTCAGCACGGACCTCTTCAAGCGGGCCCAGGGACTGGCCGAGACGATGATCGACCGCTTCGCCGACCCCGACCGCGGCGGATTCTTCACCACCTCCCACGATCACGAGACGCTGATCGCGCGGCGAAAGGACGTCGGTGACCACCCGATCCCGTCGGGCAGCGCCTCGGCCGCGCTCGGCCTGCTGCGGCTGGGCGACCTCACCGGCGAGAACCGGTACGTTCGCCAGGCGCTCGGCGTGCTCAAGCTGCTGGCCCCGGCGACGGCCCGTCAGCCCGACGCCTTCGGGCACCTGCTCCAGGCGCTCCAGCTGTACCTCGCGCCGTCCGGCGAGCTCGCGGTCCTGACCCCTGAAGGCGAGGATCCGCTCACTGTCGCAGGGCAGCTGCTCGAGCCGTTCCGCGCTCGCTACCGGCCGAATTTCGTGGTCGCCCTCGGTCCCGAGGGTTCTTCGGTTCCGCCGCTGCTGGAGTCCCGGACCGCCCTCGACGGCAAGCCCGCTGCCTATGTCTGCGAGAACTTCACCTGCCGGACCCCCGTCACCGATCCCAAAACGCTTCGAAAGGAACTGGATGCCGTCAACCGCTGA
- the lexA gene encoding transcriptional repressor LexA codes for MVDLTKRQREIFDFIGKYADKTGYPPTVREIGKAVGLHSSSTVHVHLANLEKAGVLRRDPSKPRAIEMLVEKARSARDATVDAVMPGGSGPGLPLLGRISAGPGMLAEENIEEYVEVPSVIGGQNGDYVLEVRGESMKNAGIMDGDYVIVHPAPDADNGQIVVAMLDEEEATVKRLYKEPDHLRLQPENETMDPIISTDAQVIGKVIGCFRAI; via the coding sequence GTGGTTGATCTGACCAAGCGGCAGCGAGAGATCTTTGACTTCATCGGCAAGTACGCCGACAAGACGGGCTATCCGCCCACGGTCAGGGAAATCGGCAAAGCGGTGGGCCTCCACTCTTCGTCGACCGTGCATGTGCACCTGGCCAACCTCGAGAAAGCCGGCGTGCTGCGCCGCGATCCGAGCAAGCCGCGAGCGATCGAGATGCTGGTCGAGAAGGCCAGGAGCGCCCGCGACGCCACGGTCGATGCGGTGATGCCGGGCGGTTCCGGGCCGGGCCTGCCCCTGCTCGGCCGGATCTCGGCCGGACCGGGGATGCTGGCCGAGGAGAACATCGAGGAGTATGTCGAGGTGCCTTCGGTCATCGGCGGCCAGAACGGCGACTACGTGCTCGAGGTCCGCGGCGAGTCGATGAAGAACGCCGGCATCATGGACGGCGATTACGTGATCGTCCACCCGGCCCCTGACGCCGACAACGGCCAGATAGTGGTCGCAATGCTCGACGAAGAAGAAGCCACGGTCAAGCGCCTCTACAAGGAGCCGGACCACCTGAGACTTCAGCCGGAGAACGAAACGATGGACCCGATCATCTCCACGGACGCCCAGGTAATAGGCAAGGTAATCGGCTGCTTCAGGGCGATTTAG